One genomic segment of Micromonospora sp. WMMC415 includes these proteins:
- a CDS encoding LCP family protein: protein MIVGKAGKGGGKPSVWAGVPRWARVCTVFGAVLMFLSGAVLVGTEALMARYEGAVGKADLFGDQAAGAKERKSDIKGPLNILLVGVDPRKPEQPPLADSVMVLHVPAGLDRAYLFSLPRDLYVDIPAFSQAGYNGGREKLNAAMSHGSRRQGQNPDAAQGFQLLSKTVEQVTGIERFDAGAIINFSGFIRIVDAMGGVTMNIERDVRSEHRRPDGTHRELRPGGGGYLGPQAEYKKGTQHLKGWQALDYVRQRYPKNGVPDGDYGRQRHQQQFVKAMASQAFSADVVTNPIKLDKVLRAAGQSLVFNGRGHSVVDYGLALKNLRPNNIQMIKLPGGGIMENGKYLGERFEPAVQDFFASLKNEQLDAFLLEHPEFQNKAS, encoded by the coding sequence ATGATCGTGGGTAAGGCCGGCAAGGGCGGTGGGAAGCCGTCCGTGTGGGCAGGCGTGCCGCGGTGGGCCCGGGTGTGCACCGTCTTCGGTGCCGTCCTCATGTTCCTCAGCGGCGCCGTCCTGGTGGGCACCGAGGCGCTGATGGCCCGCTACGAGGGCGCGGTGGGCAAGGCCGACCTCTTCGGCGACCAGGCCGCCGGCGCCAAGGAGCGCAAGAGCGACATCAAGGGCCCGCTCAACATCCTGCTCGTCGGCGTCGACCCCCGGAAGCCGGAGCAGCCGCCGTTGGCCGACTCGGTCATGGTGCTGCACGTGCCGGCCGGCCTCGACCGCGCGTACCTCTTCTCCCTGCCCCGGGACCTCTACGTCGACATCCCGGCGTTCAGCCAGGCCGGCTACAACGGCGGCCGGGAGAAGCTGAATGCGGCGATGTCGCACGGCAGCCGCAGGCAGGGGCAGAACCCGGACGCGGCGCAGGGCTTCCAGCTTCTGTCGAAGACCGTGGAGCAGGTGACCGGCATCGAGCGGTTCGACGCCGGTGCGATCATCAACTTCAGCGGCTTCATCCGCATCGTCGACGCGATGGGCGGCGTCACGATGAACATCGAGCGCGACGTGCGCTCCGAGCACCGTAGGCCGGACGGCACGCACCGGGAGCTGAGGCCGGGCGGCGGGGGCTACCTGGGACCGCAGGCCGAGTACAAGAAGGGCACCCAGCACCTCAAGGGCTGGCAGGCGCTGGACTACGTCCGGCAGCGCTACCCGAAGAACGGCGTGCCGGACGGCGACTACGGCCGGCAGCGCCACCAGCAGCAGTTCGTCAAGGCGATGGCGAGCCAGGCGTTCAGCGCCGACGTGGTGACCAACCCGATCAAGCTGGACAAGGTGCTCCGGGCGGCCGGCCAGTCCCTGGTCTTCAACGGCCGGGGGCACAGCGTCGTCGACTACGGCCTGGCGCTGAAGAACCTGCGCCCGAACAACATCCAGATGATCAAGCTGCCGGGCGGCGGCATCATGGAGAACGGGAAGTACCTGGGCGAGCGCTTCGAGCCCGCCGTACAGGACTTCTTCGCGTCGTTGAAGAACGAGCAGCTCGACGCCTTCCTGCTGGAGCACCCGGAATTCCAGAACAAGGCGAGCTGA
- a CDS encoding F0F1 ATP synthase subunit epsilon, whose product MAQQLHVELVAVEEKVWSGEAEMVVARTTEGELGVLPGHAPLLGQLAEPGQVRIKLAGGEQVAYEVAGGFLSVSAEGVTVLAESATPVSAAHGR is encoded by the coding sequence GTGGCACAGCAGCTTCACGTCGAGCTCGTAGCCGTCGAGGAGAAGGTCTGGTCCGGCGAGGCCGAAATGGTCGTCGCGCGGACGACCGAGGGCGAGCTGGGTGTGCTGCCGGGGCACGCGCCGCTGCTCGGCCAGCTCGCCGAGCCCGGCCAGGTCCGCATCAAGCTGGCCGGCGGTGAGCAGGTCGCGTACGAGGTGGCCGGCGGCTTCCTGTCGGTGAGCGCCGAGGGCGTCACCGTCCTGGCCGAGAGCGCCACCCCGGTCTCCGCCGCGCACGGTCGCTGA
- a CDS encoding DUF2550 domain-containing protein produces the protein MEIVEGIGIGVAVLLGALLILFVRRALVTRSGGIIRLSVRTSTMLDGRGWAPGFGRFVGDELRWYRMFSFALRPKRVLSRKGLAVERRRLPEGQERFAMPADWVILRCTSHHAPVEIAMARSTVTGFLSWLEAAPPGAVSPRLASQDWPAA, from the coding sequence ATGGAGATCGTCGAAGGGATCGGGATCGGCGTCGCCGTCCTCCTCGGCGCGCTCCTGATTCTCTTCGTCCGGCGGGCACTGGTCACCCGCAGCGGAGGCATCATCCGGCTCAGCGTCCGGACCTCCACCATGCTCGACGGCCGAGGCTGGGCTCCCGGCTTCGGCCGCTTCGTGGGTGACGAGCTCCGGTGGTACCGGATGTTCAGCTTCGCCCTCCGCCCGAAGCGGGTCCTCTCCCGGAAGGGTCTGGCGGTGGAGCGTCGCCGGCTGCCCGAGGGGCAGGAGCGCTTCGCGATGCCCGCCGACTGGGTCATCCTCCGCTGTACCAGTCATCACGCTCCGGTCGAGATCGCCATGGCGCGATCCACCGTCACCGGGTTCCTCTCCTGGCTCGAGGCCGCCCCTCCGGGGGCGGTCTCGCCGCGTCTGGCCTCCCAGGACTGGCCCGCCGCCTGA
- a CDS encoding VOC family protein, which yields MWVPDLPGAVRSWGWLLGELGWKPFQEWPAGRSWRLGPTYLVLEESPALSGRVHDRLAPGLNHLAFHAGPPAAVDRLVAAAPAHGWSLLFPDRHPHAGGPETYAAYLSDGQGYEVELVAAIG from the coding sequence GTGTGGGTCCCCGACCTGCCCGGCGCCGTCCGCAGCTGGGGATGGCTCCTCGGGGAACTGGGCTGGAAGCCGTTCCAGGAGTGGCCGGCCGGCCGCTCCTGGCGGCTCGGCCCCACCTACCTGGTGCTGGAGGAATCGCCCGCGCTGTCCGGCCGGGTCCACGACCGGCTCGCCCCGGGCCTCAACCACCTCGCCTTCCACGCCGGCCCGCCGGCCGCCGTCGACCGGCTGGTCGCGGCGGCGCCGGCGCACGGCTGGTCGCTGCTCTTCCCCGATCGCCATCCCCACGCCGGCGGCCCGGAAACCTACGCCGCCTACCTCAGCGACGGTCAGGGGTACGAGGTGGAGCTGGTCGCGGCGATCGGCTGA
- a CDS encoding cob(I)yrinic acid a,c-diamide adenosyltransferase: MAVHLTRIYTKAGDAGMTRLSNNEQVPKTDPRIAAYADVDECNAAIGVALALGQLDEELRDVLGSIQNDMFDVGADLATPVEPDPKYPPLRVTEEYVERLEGWCDEYNARLSKLDSFILPGGTAGAALLHVARTIARRAERAAWALVAHDPDRTSPLPAKYLNRLSDLLFILARTANPAGDVLWVPGGNR; encoded by the coding sequence ATGGCCGTCCACCTCACGCGCATCTACACCAAGGCCGGCGACGCCGGCATGACCAGGTTGAGCAACAACGAGCAGGTGCCGAAGACAGATCCCCGGATCGCCGCGTACGCGGACGTCGACGAGTGCAACGCGGCGATCGGCGTCGCGCTCGCCCTCGGGCAGCTCGACGAGGAACTGCGCGACGTGCTGGGGTCGATCCAGAACGACATGTTCGACGTGGGCGCCGACCTGGCCACCCCGGTCGAGCCGGATCCGAAGTACCCGCCGCTGCGGGTCACCGAGGAGTACGTCGAGCGCCTCGAGGGCTGGTGCGACGAGTACAACGCACGCCTCAGCAAGCTCGACTCCTTCATCCTCCCCGGCGGCACCGCGGGCGCGGCGCTGCTGCACGTGGCGCGGACGATCGCCCGACGCGCCGAGCGTGCGGCCTGGGCCCTGGTCGCACACGACCCTGATCGGACCAGCCCCCTCCCGGCAAAGTATCTCAACCGGCTCTCCGATCTGCTCTTTATCCTGGCAAGAACGGCAAATCCGGCGGGAGATGTGCTATGGGTGCCCGGCGGTAACCGCTGA
- the murA gene encoding UDP-N-acetylglucosamine 1-carboxyvinyltransferase produces the protein MTHSLRIPDLTIPARPEPAWPAGVGPGDPAANAVDVIRVRGGARLAGTVHVVGAKNSALKLMAAALLAPGRSVITNVPRITDIAIMGEVLRRLGCDVRFDADDPVDPMVAYGGVARSRSVTIDVPELPGAEADYDLVRRLRASICVLGPLLARRGCVRVAHPGGDAIGSRGLDMHISGLTRMGADIAGEHGFVIASAPHGLRGAEIVLDFPSVGATENLVMAAVLAEGTTVIDNAAREPEIVDICTMLNQMGALIDGAGTSTLTIVGVPGLRPVRHATVGDRIVAGTWAFGAAMTRGDVTVTGVPPAFLELALDKLVSAGGLVETRQDAFRMRMDDRPRAVDVVTLPYPGFATDLLPMAIGLAAVSDGASLITENIFDGRFMFANEMMRLGADIKTDGHHAVVRGRNSLSGAPVHATDIRAGAGLIIAGLCADGVTEVSHVHHVDRGYPDFVADLRALGVEVERDTAPDEPAVTI, from the coding sequence ATGACGCACAGCCTACGGATACCGGACCTGACCATCCCGGCCCGGCCGGAGCCCGCCTGGCCGGCCGGCGTCGGGCCCGGTGACCCGGCGGCCAACGCCGTCGACGTCATCCGGGTCCGCGGCGGCGCCCGCCTGGCCGGCACCGTGCACGTGGTCGGCGCGAAGAACTCGGCCCTGAAACTCATGGCCGCCGCCCTGCTCGCGCCGGGCCGCAGCGTGATCACGAACGTCCCGCGGATCACCGACATCGCCATCATGGGGGAGGTGCTGCGCCGGTTGGGCTGCGACGTCCGGTTCGACGCGGACGACCCGGTGGACCCGATGGTGGCGTACGGCGGTGTGGCCCGGTCCCGCTCGGTCACCATCGACGTGCCCGAGCTGCCCGGCGCCGAGGCCGACTACGACCTGGTCCGCCGGCTGCGCGCGTCGATCTGCGTGCTCGGTCCGCTGCTCGCCCGGCGCGGCTGCGTCCGGGTCGCGCACCCGGGCGGCGACGCGATCGGCTCACGCGGGCTGGACATGCACATCTCGGGGCTGACGAGGATGGGCGCCGACATCGCCGGCGAGCACGGATTCGTGATCGCCTCGGCCCCGCACGGCCTGCGCGGCGCCGAGATCGTGCTGGACTTCCCCAGCGTCGGCGCCACCGAGAACCTGGTGATGGCGGCGGTCCTCGCCGAGGGCACCACGGTCATCGACAACGCCGCCCGCGAGCCCGAGATCGTCGACATCTGCACGATGCTCAACCAGATGGGGGCGCTGATCGACGGCGCGGGCACGTCGACCCTGACGATCGTCGGGGTCCCCGGGCTGCGCCCGGTGCGACACGCCACGGTGGGGGACCGGATCGTCGCCGGCACGTGGGCCTTCGGCGCGGCGATGACCCGCGGGGACGTGACCGTGACCGGGGTGCCCCCGGCGTTCCTGGAGCTGGCCCTGGACAAGCTGGTGTCCGCGGGTGGGCTGGTGGAGACGCGGCAGGACGCCTTCCGGATGCGGATGGACGACCGGCCGCGCGCCGTCGACGTGGTGACGTTGCCGTACCCGGGATTCGCCACCGACCTGCTGCCGATGGCGATCGGGCTCGCCGCGGTCAGCGACGGCGCCTCCCTGATCACCGAGAACATCTTCGACGGCCGGTTCATGTTCGCCAACGAGATGATGCGGCTGGGGGCGGACATCAAGACCGACGGGCACCACGCCGTGGTCCGGGGCCGGAACAGCCTCTCCGGGGCGCCGGTGCACGCGACGGACATCCGGGCCGGGGCGGGCCTCATCATCGCGGGGCTCTGCGCCGACGGGGTCACCGAGGTTTCCCACGTGCACCACGTGGACCGGGGCTACCCCGACTTCGTGGCGGACCTGCGGGCGCTCGGCGTCGAGGTCGAGCGTGACACCGCGCCCGACGAGCCGGCCGTCACCATCTGA
- a CDS encoding 3-hydroxyacyl-CoA dehydrogenase family protein: protein MAGRLAVVGAGLMGSGIAQVAAQAGWQVTLRDLDDAATKRGVDGIRKSLEKFAEKGKIPASDVEVTLGRITPTTDLEAVADADIVVEAVFERLEIKHEVFRALDKICKADAVLATNTSAIPVTQIAAVTERPEAVVGTHFFSPVPMMKLCELVRGYKTSDETLATVKAFAEEIGKTVVVVNRDIAGFVTTRLIAALVVEAVKLVESGVVSAEDLDTACRLGFGHAMGPLATTDLTGVDVLLHAAKNIYTDTADEKFFPPELLQRMVTAGDLGRKTGKGFYSY, encoded by the coding sequence ATGGCGGGTCGACTCGCGGTCGTCGGGGCCGGGCTGATGGGCTCGGGCATCGCCCAGGTGGCGGCGCAGGCGGGCTGGCAGGTGACGCTGCGGGACCTGGACGACGCGGCCACGAAGCGCGGCGTGGACGGCATCCGGAAGTCGCTGGAGAAGTTCGCCGAGAAGGGGAAGATCCCGGCGTCCGACGTCGAGGTGACGCTCGGCCGGATCACCCCCACCACCGACCTGGAGGCGGTCGCCGACGCGGACATCGTCGTCGAGGCGGTCTTCGAGCGCCTGGAGATCAAGCACGAGGTCTTCCGCGCGCTGGACAAGATCTGCAAGGCGGACGCGGTGCTCGCCACCAACACCTCCGCCATCCCGGTCACCCAGATCGCCGCCGTCACCGAGCGCCCGGAGGCGGTCGTCGGCACCCACTTCTTCTCGCCGGTGCCGATGATGAAGCTCTGCGAGCTGGTCCGCGGCTACAAGACCAGCGACGAGACCCTCGCCACCGTGAAGGCGTTCGCCGAGGAGATCGGCAAGACCGTGGTGGTCGTGAACCGCGACATCGCCGGTTTCGTCACCACCCGGCTGATCGCCGCGCTGGTGGTGGAGGCGGTCAAGCTGGTCGAGTCCGGCGTGGTCTCGGCGGAGGACCTGGACACGGCCTGCCGGCTCGGCTTCGGTCACGCCATGGGCCCGCTGGCGACCACCGACCTGACCGGCGTGGACGTGCTGCTGCACGCCGCGAAGAACATCTACACCGACACCGCCGACGAGAAGTTCTTCCCGCCGGAGCTGCTCCAGCGCATGGTCACCGCCGGCGACCTGGGCCGCAAGACGGGCAAGGGCTTCTACTCGTACTGA
- a CDS encoding ABC transporter permease, whose protein sequence is MSTTMTPATPATATPRRRPGPVALGLRQGRLEITQFLRSRESVVFTLGFPVIMIMIFASIFDGEIAPGVRFTQYFVTGMIATGLMTVSFQNLGIWIPIERDRGVLKRYRGTPMPKWVYFAGKVILVVVVGVAETALLLAVSAALFDLELPGTAAKWLTFGWVSALGITACTLCGIAISSLARSSRSGSAVVTPVALVLQFISGVFFVFTQLPSWMQQVAALFPLKWMCQGLRSVFLPDAFGAQEPGGSFELGRVALVLGAWCVIGLLLCLGTFRWTTNRDG, encoded by the coding sequence ATGAGCACCACGATGACGCCGGCCACGCCGGCCACCGCGACACCGCGGCGCCGGCCGGGCCCGGTCGCCCTGGGCCTGCGACAGGGTCGGCTGGAGATCACCCAGTTCCTGCGCAGCCGGGAGTCCGTCGTCTTCACGCTGGGCTTCCCGGTGATCATGATCATGATCTTCGCGTCCATCTTCGACGGCGAGATCGCGCCGGGCGTGCGCTTCACGCAGTACTTCGTCACCGGCATGATCGCGACCGGTCTGATGACGGTCAGCTTCCAGAACCTCGGCATCTGGATCCCGATCGAGCGGGACCGGGGGGTGCTGAAGCGTTACCGGGGCACGCCGATGCCGAAGTGGGTCTACTTCGCCGGCAAGGTGATCCTGGTGGTGGTGGTCGGCGTCGCCGAGACCGCGCTGCTGCTCGCCGTCTCGGCCGCCCTGTTCGACCTGGAACTGCCCGGCACGGCAGCCAAGTGGCTGACCTTCGGTTGGGTCTCCGCGCTCGGGATCACCGCCTGCACGCTGTGCGGCATCGCGATCTCCTCGCTGGCGCGCAGCTCGCGCAGCGGCTCGGCGGTGGTCACCCCGGTCGCCCTGGTGCTCCAGTTCATCTCCGGGGTGTTCTTCGTCTTCACCCAGCTGCCGAGCTGGATGCAGCAGGTGGCGGCGCTCTTCCCGCTCAAGTGGATGTGCCAGGGGCTGCGCTCGGTGTTCCTGCCGGACGCCTTCGGCGCCCAGGAGCCGGGCGGCTCCTTCGAGCTGGGCCGGGTCGCCCTCGTGCTGGGCGCCTGGTGCGTGATCGGCCTGCTGCTCTGCCTCGGCACCTTCCGCTGGACGACCAACCGCGACGGCTGA
- a CDS encoding ABC transporter ATP-binding protein: MDDELAISVRGLRKAYRETVAVAGVDLDVRRGEVFALLGPNGAGKTTTVEILEGYRKRDAGEVSVLGSDPAAPAPDWRSRVGIVLQGTGEFDELTVSEVVRHFAGFYADAEDPDKVIARVGLADKAKARTHSLSGGQKRRLDVALGIVGRPELLFLDEPTTGFDPEARREFWELIRDLAAAGTTIVLTTHYLDEAEALADRVGVIAGGRLVEVAVPERLGDRHEALATVSWRTPEGAVESVASATPTALVAELAARFGGEVPGLTVTRPTLEDVYLRMIGHR, encoded by the coding sequence ATGGATGACGAGCTCGCGATCTCCGTCCGGGGGCTGCGCAAGGCGTACCGGGAGACCGTCGCCGTGGCGGGGGTGGACCTCGACGTCCGCCGGGGCGAGGTGTTCGCCCTGCTCGGCCCGAACGGCGCCGGCAAGACCACCACCGTCGAGATCCTCGAGGGGTACCGCAAGCGCGACGCCGGCGAGGTCTCGGTGCTCGGCAGCGACCCGGCGGCCCCCGCCCCCGACTGGCGTTCCCGGGTCGGGATCGTGCTCCAGGGCACCGGCGAGTTCGACGAGCTGACCGTCTCCGAGGTGGTGCGCCACTTCGCCGGCTTCTACGCCGACGCCGAGGACCCGGACAAGGTGATCGCCCGCGTGGGGCTGGCCGACAAGGCGAAGGCCCGTACGCACAGCCTCTCCGGCGGCCAGAAGCGCCGCCTGGACGTGGCGCTCGGGATCGTCGGCCGCCCCGAGCTGCTCTTCCTGGACGAGCCGACCACCGGCTTCGACCCGGAGGCGCGGCGCGAGTTCTGGGAGCTGATCCGGGACCTGGCGGCGGCCGGCACGACGATCGTGCTGACCACGCACTACCTCGACGAGGCGGAGGCCCTGGCCGACCGCGTCGGGGTGATCGCCGGCGGGCGGCTGGTCGAGGTCGCCGTACCCGAGCGGCTGGGCGACCGGCACGAGGCTCTCGCCACGGTCTCCTGGCGTACGCCGGAGGGGGCCGTGGAGAGCGTGGCGAGCGCGACGCCGACGGCGCTGGTGGCGGAGCTGGCCGCGCGCTTCGGCGGCGAGGTGCCCGGCCTGACGGTGACCCGGCCGACGCTGGAGGACGTCTACCTGAGGATGATCGGACACAGATGA
- a CDS encoding protein meaA, with protein sequence MDEKALPGRLPERDRPWVMRTYAGHSSAAATNALFRRNLAKGQTGLSVAFDLPTQTGYDPDHELAAGEVGRVGVPVAHLGDMRALFEGIPLAEMNTSMTINAPAMWLLGLYGTVATEQGAELARCAGTTQNDIIKEYLSRGTYIFPPAASLRLTADVIAYTLREMPKWNPVNICSYHLQEAGATPVQEVGFALATAVAVLDAVRDSGQVPAERMGDVVQRISFFVNAGVRFVEEIAKMRAFGALWDEITRDRYGVENPKQRRFRYGVQVNSLGLTEAQPENNIQRIVLEMLGVTFSRDARARAVQLPAWNEALGLPRPWDQQWSLRMQQVLAYESDLLEYPDLFEGSHVMTALVDDIVTGARVELEKVLEMGGVVAAVETGYLKSALVASLADRRRRMEAGTDVVVGVNRFVETEPSPLTAAGAEAIEQVDPAVEEAAATGVREWRAGRDPAAADAALARLRAEAATTTNLMPATLECVRAGVTTGEWAGALRQVFGEYRAPTGLSGAAGVGGDATLAAVRERVTATARELGSGRLRLLVGKPGLDGHSNGAEQIAVRARDAGFEVVYQGIRLTAGQIVAAAVEEDVDLVGLSVLSGSHLAAVPAVLDGLRAAGRGDLPVVVGGIIPAVDAEALRRAGVARVFTPKDFALTGIIDELVTVVREANGLK encoded by the coding sequence ATGGACGAGAAGGCTCTCCCGGGTCGGCTGCCCGAGCGTGACCGCCCGTGGGTGATGCGCACCTACGCCGGGCACAGTTCGGCCGCCGCGACCAACGCGCTCTTCCGCCGCAACCTGGCGAAGGGGCAGACCGGGCTCTCGGTCGCCTTCGACCTGCCCACCCAGACCGGGTACGACCCCGACCACGAGCTGGCGGCCGGTGAGGTCGGCCGGGTGGGTGTGCCGGTGGCGCACCTCGGCGACATGCGGGCGCTCTTCGAGGGCATCCCGCTGGCCGAGATGAACACCTCGATGACCATCAACGCACCGGCCATGTGGCTGCTGGGCCTCTACGGCACCGTCGCCACCGAGCAGGGCGCCGAGCTGGCCCGCTGCGCCGGCACCACGCAGAACGACATCATCAAGGAGTACCTGTCCCGGGGGACGTACATCTTCCCGCCGGCGGCGTCGCTGCGGCTGACCGCCGACGTCATCGCGTACACGCTGCGCGAGATGCCGAAGTGGAACCCGGTGAACATCTGCTCCTACCACCTGCAGGAGGCCGGGGCGACCCCGGTGCAGGAGGTCGGCTTCGCGCTGGCCACCGCGGTCGCGGTGCTCGACGCGGTCCGCGACTCGGGCCAGGTGCCCGCCGAGCGGATGGGCGACGTCGTCCAGCGGATCAGCTTCTTCGTCAACGCCGGTGTCCGCTTCGTCGAGGAGATCGCCAAGATGCGCGCGTTCGGCGCGCTCTGGGACGAGATCACCCGCGACCGGTACGGCGTCGAGAACCCGAAGCAGCGCCGCTTCCGGTACGGCGTGCAGGTCAACTCGCTGGGCCTGACCGAGGCGCAGCCGGAGAACAACATCCAGCGCATCGTGCTGGAGATGCTCGGCGTCACCTTCTCCCGGGACGCCCGGGCCCGCGCGGTCCAACTGCCGGCGTGGAACGAGGCGCTCGGCCTGCCCCGCCCGTGGGACCAGCAGTGGTCACTGCGTATGCAGCAGGTGCTCGCGTACGAGTCGGACCTGCTGGAGTACCCGGACCTGTTCGAGGGCTCGCACGTGATGACCGCGCTCGTCGACGACATCGTCACCGGGGCCCGCGTCGAACTGGAGAAGGTACTCGAGATGGGCGGCGTGGTGGCCGCCGTCGAGACCGGTTACCTCAAGAGCGCCCTGGTGGCCTCGCTCGCGGACCGGCGCCGTCGGATGGAGGCCGGCACCGACGTGGTGGTCGGTGTGAACCGGTTCGTGGAGACCGAGCCGTCCCCGCTGACCGCGGCCGGCGCCGAGGCGATCGAGCAGGTGGACCCGGCGGTGGAGGAGGCCGCCGCTACCGGCGTACGCGAGTGGCGGGCCGGCCGGGACCCGGCGGCCGCGGACGCGGCGCTGGCCCGGCTCCGCGCGGAGGCCGCGACCACGACGAACCTGATGCCCGCCACGCTGGAGTGCGTGCGCGCGGGCGTCACCACCGGCGAGTGGGCGGGCGCGCTGCGGCAGGTCTTCGGCGAGTACCGGGCACCCACCGGCCTGTCCGGCGCTGCCGGCGTGGGCGGGGACGCCACCCTGGCCGCCGTGCGTGAGCGGGTCACGGCCACCGCCCGGGAGTTGGGCAGCGGCCGGCTGCGGCTGCTGGTCGGCAAGCCCGGCCTGGACGGGCACTCCAACGGCGCGGAGCAGATCGCGGTACGCGCCCGCGATGCCGGCTTCGAGGTCGTCTACCAGGGCATCCGGTTGACCGCGGGGCAGATCGTGGCCGCCGCCGTCGAGGAGGACGTCGACCTGGTCGGGCTGTCGGTGCTGTCCGGCTCGCACCTCGCGGCGGTGCCGGCGGTGCTGGACGGCCTGCGCGCCGCCGGCCGGGGCGACCTGCCGGTGGTGGTGGGCGGCATCATCCCGGCGGTCGACGCCGAGGCGCTGCGGAGGGCCGGCGTGGCGCGCGTGTTCACGCCGAAGGACTTCGCTCTCACCGGGATCATCGACGAACTGGTCACGGTTGTCCGCGAAGCCAACGGCTTGAAGTGA
- a CDS encoding DUF1540 domain-containing protein, with product MTAAIEMPRVQECVVTACGYNHTGDCHAFAITIGSMDHAHCHTFIEMPAVRAGVDGLIAQVGACQRADCQHNDQLECHAPGIKVGPDNDMADCLTYASR from the coding sequence ATGACCGCAGCGATCGAGATGCCCCGCGTGCAGGAGTGCGTGGTCACGGCGTGCGGGTACAACCACACCGGCGACTGCCACGCCTTCGCGATCACGATCGGCAGCATGGATCACGCCCACTGCCACACCTTCATCGAGATGCCCGCGGTCCGGGCCGGGGTGGACGGCCTGATCGCGCAGGTCGGCGCCTGCCAGCGGGCGGACTGCCAGCACAACGACCAGTTGGAGTGCCACGCACCGGGCATCAAGGTCGGCCCGGACAATGACATGGCCGACTGCCTGACGTACGCCAGCCGCTGA
- a CDS encoding polysaccharide deacetylase family protein has translation MPVRISRVPLAATLTAVVGAVVLLTVPAHLREPVNASILWVPAPSGPAGTGTPSRPTDGPVDTAESRPSPTVPATPPDARTLPGATPPGTRPPVVDHGPRTGNKVALTFDADMTDAMRYQLRSGAVRSYANLRILDLLERERVPATFFLTGKWVEQYPQVTRRLAANPRFELANHTYAHLAFTSDCYGLPRLPQRQMTADVARTFDIVAPYGGRQTRYFRFPGLCHDRAALDALAPLGVTVVDGDVVSGDPFATSWRPIVRAVLDGVRPGSVVVLHVTEANAPMTDEALPHILAGLAERGLEPAPLSEVLQHR, from the coding sequence GTGCCCGTGAGAATCTCCCGCGTTCCGCTCGCCGCGACCCTCACCGCCGTGGTCGGCGCGGTCGTCCTGCTCACCGTCCCGGCCCACCTCCGCGAGCCGGTGAACGCCAGCATCCTCTGGGTGCCCGCCCCGAGTGGGCCCGCGGGCACAGGGACGCCCTCGAGGCCGACCGACGGGCCGGTCGACACTGCGGAGAGCCGGCCCTCGCCGACGGTTCCCGCGACGCCGCCGGACGCCCGCACCCTGCCCGGCGCGACGCCGCCGGGGACGCGACCGCCGGTCGTCGACCATGGTCCACGGACCGGCAACAAGGTGGCCCTCACCTTCGACGCGGACATGACCGACGCCATGCGGTACCAGTTGCGCAGCGGCGCCGTGCGGTCGTACGCGAACCTGAGGATCCTCGACCTGCTGGAACGGGAACGCGTGCCGGCCACCTTCTTCCTGACCGGCAAGTGGGTCGAGCAGTACCCGCAGGTGACCCGCCGACTCGCCGCCAACCCGCGCTTCGAGTTGGCCAACCACACGTACGCGCACCTGGCCTTCACGTCCGACTGCTACGGCCTTCCGCGGTTGCCCCAGCGGCAGATGACCGCCGACGTGGCCCGTACGTTCGACATCGTGGCGCCGTACGGCGGCCGGCAGACCCGGTACTTCCGCTTCCCCGGGCTCTGCCACGACCGTGCGGCGCTGGACGCGCTGGCGCCGCTGGGCGTCACGGTGGTGGACGGGGACGTGGTGAGTGGGGACCCCTTCGCCACGTCGTGGCGGCCGATCGTCCGGGCCGTGCTGGACGGCGTACGCCCCGGCTCGGTGGTCGTCCTGCACGTCACCGAGGCGAACGCACCGATGACCGACGAGGCGCTGCCGCACATCCTGGCCGGCCTGGCCGAGCGCGGGCTGGAGCCCGCCCCGCTGTCGGAGGTTCTCCAGCACCGCTGA